Genomic DNA from Alkalihalobacterium alkalinitrilicum:
GAAGAAAATGACTTAATGGAAGACGAATCTTAATTTAAAAATTTAGTTAGATTACAATAAACTATCAGTAGGGATAGTCCCTACTGATAGACTTCCTATTTTTCGTATTCTCTCCTCCATTCGTTTCACTAAACGACTAAAATCATGACATACTTTACACCTAATGACGTTAGTCTTAAAACGGAGGGATATATAAATGGATAATTCCAATCATCAATCACAAAACCAGAGCCGTGATGAGGAAAACAATCATTTGCCAAACGACTACCATACGTCAATTGAACAAAAAGGTACAAGAGGTAGAAAACCTTGGTATAATCAAGGGTGGTTATGGCTGCTTGTTGCTTTAATTGGGATAGGTGTTCTATTTTTCGGTTTTTCTAGTTTAATTGAGGAAATTGGAAAAATGAATGAATCATTACAAGGGCAAACTAACGCCATCAACGAGCAAAATGACGTTTTGCACTCCATCAGAGAAGGTATAAATGATATGACGGTGGCTATTAGAGATGCCTTTACTACCATTAAAAATTCTATTCAAGGCTCTGTTTAAATAATCTCAAACAATGAATTTTATAAATCCAATGGATGGTTCAAGGTTGGCAAATGAATAATGATATAAAATAGGGGGATGTCTCAAAAGCCCCAAAAATAAACCTGATGAGAAATTTCTCATCAGGTTTTTATTTTGCTCCCTATTATTTGGATCTTGCGAGCGATGATCGACCATCGCTCGCTTCTTCAAATTTTGGACTTAAGCAATTAATCCTAGTGCAATATATACTTTCTGGATCGTAAAAATCTCTCCACGCCGCACAAAAAATTAACGTTCCCCAAAAGATTAAATTCCAGCCGTATTCCACAATGGAAGGAGATTTTGCCAACCATTTTGTTTGACAACAGTGCTAATTCGCTCATAAAAATAACGATGGTAAGAAAATCAGAACTCTGGTTTTTTAATTGATAAATTCTGTAAATCCTAATACAAAGATTACCCAAATACCGATTAGCATATGAGAAACACAAACGCCAATGAATGATTTTTGTCTAGCAAACATCCAGCCCAAAATAGTCCAGGGGCAAATGCAGCAAGGGCAAAAAGTGTCCCAATATGTGAGTGTGCCATCGCAAATAATAAATTCGATAGAATAATTGATTTTAGATGATTTCCTTTTGCTTTAGGTAAAAAACGATAAAAAGCTGATTGTAAACCTGCTCTAGCGATAAACTCCTGTACAACCGAAAATAAAATATAGACAACAATCGTTAATGTAAAAATCGAGTAGTTAAAACCAAATTCTGAAAATGCTGCAGTCGGGTTAAATTAAGCATAATCAGAAAATGCTGGTATGAAGGTAATGAGTCCCCACTTTAACACAAGGAAGAAAAATAATATTGGAAGTGTTAAAACAATCGCATCTTTAACATGAACCTTCCATTTATCCATCGTTAATCCAAACGATTGCATTGGATAACCACTCTTCTTTAAAATTACGTACATGACGCCTGCAAATCCCATCAATAGACCGACATCTACGAATGTCGAAACACCGTGATAGTCAACAAAATGTGTAAGTGACATTAGCATAAGTGTGTAAATAGACAAGACGATTAATAAATTCGTAGCGAGTAACCCTAAAGCTTTATAAGATTTTTGTTCTTTATGTTGAATTTTCTCTTTTTCTATTAATATATCATTTTTTTGTTCTACTTCTGTTGAAAGTTGTTTTACCATTTTACTTAGAAGTTTGACATATAATGTTTTATATTTTGGATCATTAAATAGTTTTCTAGATCTATCTTAATTAAAAGGGATGGTTATCTTGTTTTTATAGAAGTTGTAGCACATTTTTCACCTTCTATCTGGGCTAAATCACCGATGATATCTCCACCCTTTAGTACTCTTAATAATTGTTCTCCTTCCACCTTTTCCTTATATAATCCAACACTACCCGTCTTAATCAAGATTACAGATGGTTCTATATCTCCTTCTCGAATTATATATTCATCTTTTTCTATCATATATGCATGAGAAAATTTAGTAATAATATTGACTTCATCATCTGTTAAACCTGTTATATACGGATTGCTCTTCATCTCAGTAAATAAATCAATCGTTGTACTCGTCATGTAAATCCGCTCCTAGTTTAGCAGTGGTGCTATAGTATAATATCTTTCTATTATAATTGATGATGCATATCGATTATAGTAGAATTGGGACAGTAATATTTAGTAAGTCAGACGGATATTACAAACTATTATAATTAAGATGACGCGAAAGTTGGATGTCCCCTTAAGCATAAAGTGAAACTTCCATTATTTAGGGGTCTCCTCTTCCCCACTGATGGTTAGTTGGATAGGCCCACACGATGCGGGTCACACAGACGGGCAACAGGACGTGGCGCATTTAGTCTGTGTTCATTTATTTACTGGCAGTATATCCCCCACTTATCCTTCTTTGATTCCTCGAAGTCTAGAAGTGGGGATATTACTGCCAGTTGTTGCGGGACAAAAAAAGAGCATAGCAAGGATTAAGCTTGCACGCTCTTCTCTATTAGACTTAGGTCCTCCAATATAATAGTTTTACTGTTCTTCCAACTCTTCAATTACAGCTGGGTTAAATAATGAATGAGTCATCGATTGATCCATCCCTTCTAAAGACTGTTTTTCAGTCAAGGCTTCTATTTCTTGATCAATCTTCCTTAAATCTTCTTCAACTAACTCAAAAGATGGACTGTTGCCTTTTAACTCCGTTAATTTATTTTGTAACATTTGTCGTGTTTCCATTAAAACATGAAGGTTTTGGAGTTTTTCAATATACGTTAAGTCTTGTTGTTCCATAACACTAGGTACCTCCCCACGAGTTGATCGTAGTATATAGTTTCCCTCGTTTTTTCATATCTATGTGAAAATAATCATTTTAACAGTTGAAAATTTCACTTTTATCTAACAGTCACTTTTCTACGTCAACTTTGATCCAGTATGATATATTTCCAGCACATGTGCTAAATTCTTACTAAAAACAATTCTACATCCTCTGTGAGAAAGTTATGTCTCCTTATTTTTCTATCAACGTCTGATATGTTTCTTTATTACAAATGATATACAATACCGCTTCATCAGGTATCGATTCTTGTAATCGTCGATTAATATTTAATTGGTCGCGATCAGCTATAAGTGTTGCTCCGTTCGATAGTAATTTTTGAAACGCATCATTATAAGTAACCCAGTTCGCTTTTTTCGATATTTTGTAAAGATCCTCACCATGCTGCCTGCTTATAAGCTGAGAATACACTTTACTTACCCCTTTATACAAGGCCGAGCGCACCGCTAAACTTGAGATCGTTTCTTGCGATAGGATAAATTCATCAACCTTAACATGAGAGAAGTTTAAAATATGCTTTTCAGTCATGACTTCAACTGTTGTATGTACATCAGGTGCTAAACGCTCTACCGTAATCGCTACTAACAAGGTTTTTGCATCTTTTAGAGAGCCATCCTGAAGCGTGTCATCTGAAAAAACAATCACTGCACGGGCCTTATCAATATTGGCTTTCTTATATGTTTCTTCCTCAGTAGGGTCTCCTTGAATATAGTGAATACGATTATTTGAAACATCCATTGGTGCGTGTGGTAAATTATCAATAATAACCACTTCCACTCTAGGGTCTGAGTCGAGAATTTCCTTAACAGCATAATCTGTTTTCTTTCCCCACCCAATGATTATGACATGATTTTCATTTGTATAGCTCAACTTACCTTCCTCCCTTTTCCTTCTAAAAATCGTAAATCCATCAACGATTTTACCAATCACAACACCAAGTAAACCAATTCCAAATAAATACATAAAAATAGCAAACAGTTTTCCTGCAATTGTGACAGGTGAATAATCCCCATATCCAACTGTAGAAAACGTCGTCATTACGAAATAAAACGTATTTAAAACACTCTCAAATGTATCAGGCTCTAGAAGAAACATAATAATCGTACACAAAATAATAAAAATCAACGTTGTGATAAGTAACGTTAAATTTTTCATTTTAATTAAGCTCAGACTAATTTTAAGAAAAAAATGCACCATTCACCCTCCCTTCGTGTAAAAAGTTTAAAAAAGATAAACAAGAAGAAAACAACTCCCGTTTATCTTGTAATATTTAATGATCGTTTACGTTGTAGTGTACGGAACAAACATTGACAGATTACCAGTAATCAACTCACCCACTCGTAAGAAAAGACCACTTGGTTCACCGTTCATTACATGTGAACCGATTAAGAGCTTGCCTGTATAAGGCCCATCCCATGTATCAATCGTTTGATCTGGCATCGGAAAGTATTGTTGATATATAGCTTGTTGACTTTGGTAGTAATCAACATCTTCATCTAATACTAGACCATTAGCAACAACTTTAATCCCTCCACCTTCACGACCTAACACTGGTTTTTTTACATATGAATCCGAAGCCATCTGATCTAAAGAAAAATACGTTGGTAAAAAGTATTTTTCTATTGCAGCTTGTTCTACTCTTGTATACCATTCTTCTTTTTTTGCTGTAATCAGTGCTAAAATTGCTTTTGATTGCATAAGTAATGCCGAGGGAGGATTAATAACCTTCACTTTATTATTGATAATATGAACTAGAAACTGCTCACCTATCGGTTCACCTGTTTCACTACGCTCTTCTAAAAAATATTCTAATGGATAAAGGCGATATAAAAATTCTATCGTATCACCATCAGGTGTTTTCACACCGTCTCTTTCCACAATGATTTGTTCAAGTGAGATGTATTTAGCTTGTTGGGGATACAAATTCATCATGTATTCTACCGTTTTCTTATCTTCATCATGCCAATTTGCACAAGTAAAGTAAAGGGTGTCTGTACTACGAATATTATAATCGCGAATAATCTGATCCCAAGTCGCTTTTATCCTCTTGTTAATATGCGCATTTGGATTTTTACTTTTATGTTCATGACAAAGGACTTCTTGAGCTATCGCTGACTCCACAATACCAACAGGTGTATCAGTATTAGCTTCAATGACTTTTAACCCATTAGAAGACGCTATAAAATCAAATCTAGTAAAATAAGAATACTTTGTTTTCCCTAGTTTTTGAAACAAATCCCATAACATAATCGGTAAACCTAAATCATGAATTGTATGAGGATTTTTTACAATTTGCTCGTACGTTTTTGTAAAAATATCATGAGCGGCACGGGTTGCATTTTCAATTTCGCGCATCATCATGTCTGGAATGAGTAGAAGAGAGTCGCTCATATATTGATTGTCTTCATAATTTTCATAAAGCGTCGCCCACGTAAACCCTTGTTCAGCTACTTTCTTTTCAACAGCTTCCCATGACTTTAAATACAATTCTTGCTGAAATGGCTCAGTTAATGATTTATACGGAACCATAGAGAACCCCCTTTTTTAATAGCTAATCGCTGCAGCTACGATCATACCGACAAGAATTGATACCCCACCTAGGAAAAGACCGACTGCGACATTTCCTTTTTCGACTTCTTTCGCTAAACTCGTATTACGAGTAAACACATACTCAATGATAAAATGAAGAACGATTTGAATGATAATTGCAATCACAGCCCAAATCGTTAAATCGACTAAGTTAATTGAACTTCGGATCGCTGATTGTAATACAACGACGAGCCCTGCCATTTTACCTAATAGCTTTAGAGAAACTGCAACATTACCACTCTTAATAAGGGCACGTTCTGAATATGGAGTAAGTAATTTAAAAATATAAGTCCCAATTAAAAATAAGACTAATGAAGCTGTCAAGTAAACTAAAAAATGATCAAATGTTTGTAAATAATACGTTAAGTCCATTCACGTTCTCCTTTCACACCACATGGTAAGAAATATGATAAGTTATTCGTTATTTTATCGCCGGCCCTTAGTCCAAACGCACTCGGTTTTTCATTAATAATAAAACTTCCGATTAATAGATGAGCTTTTGAGCTTCCATTTTCCGTTTGGATTGTTGTTTCTGGAAGGTCGACATATTTTTGAAATACTTTTACATAGTGGTCATACGCTTTTTCGTTTGGTGAATACACCGTTTCCCCATTCTGTTTGACTTCTACAGTGTTCCCTTCTCGTCCAAATGCAGGTTTAGAAACGTAAATATCTCCTGTATCTTGAAATGGGTCTTCATCTAAATAAGTTGGTAAGAAATACTCTCCAATGACCTCGTGTTCATTTTCGCTAAAAAACGGATGTCGCTGTTCAAACATTCCCCAAATAACTGCCATGACTGCTTTACTTTGCATTAAAAACGCAGATATAGGATTTAACATTCCGACTTTTTTCTTTAGTACTAAGTTCATAAATTCAATTCCAATGGGAAAATCATCTCTCGTTTTATCTTCTAGTAATGCTTCTAATGGATAGGTGTGACGGTAAACGATATCAATTTTCTTGCCGTAAGAATCATAGACACCTTGATGCTCACCTTCTGCAACGATTTGTATTTCTTTCAAAGGTACAAATGACGCTTCTTTAATTTTTGCAACCTCTTTTAAATACTTCATCGTTTCTCGGTCTTCAATATCATCTTCATGAGCCGTAAAAACAACGTACGGGTGGTGATGAACATCTATTGATTTAGCACAATGAAACACACTATTGCGGATCGCTTTACCTAAGTATTCAGCTTCATGCTCATTAGGGTTATAAACCTGAAAGTGCTGACAGACAAGACCATTAATCTCAAAAAGTTCACGAATGAAAGTCGGAGTATCCGAATTAAATTCAATAAGTTTAAGTCCCTCGTTTGAATTAACAAAATCAAAACGACCTATTACCGTTTCATAAGGAAGCTGTATCATCCGTAAAAAAGGAATTGCCTTTTCCGGAAACCCTAAGTTCAGTAAACTGTCATCTGAAGCATTCCTTATCAGATGATTGATTTTTTTATATATTAGATAAGCTTTACTCGTCGCATGTCTAACTGTATCCACGTCTTCTGAAGATAGCTCATAACAATCATATAAAGCATATTCGTTCCCATATAATCTGTCCCAAAAACCAGGTATTTTCGCATAAAATACATTTCGCTTATTTGTGTGTTTATCCACCAAAGGTACCACCACTGCCCATACCAGACCTTGAATTAGTCACTTGACCTGAATTTGTATTTGAACGATTGGTCTGTTGGCCCGTTGTTGTTTGGTTATTCTGATTGTTTTGATTTACGCTTTGTTGAGTATTTGTCGCTCCAGTATTAGGATCTTGTCGTCTGTCATTGTTTAAATTTGCATTTGTTGCCCCACCTCTACCAAGCGCTTGCCCGGCCATAAACGCCGCAATCGTTGGAAACCAGCTTCCACCTGAATAGTAATGTCCATAATTTTCAGATTCCTCTTGAACACATTGATACACTTCTGCTTCAGCATCCCACGTCCACGTATCACAATCCGCTTCATCAGGTGATGGTGGGGTAGTCGTAGGACTTGCGGCTTGAGTATTCGTTTCTTCAGGGACTGAAAATAATTGTTCTTGAGAATTGGTTGAGCATGCCGTTAATCCAAATAATGCAACACTCGTTCCAACGATGCCTTTAAGAAGTTTATCCGTCTTTGGTTTTCTCATTTTCAACACCTCCACGCTAGTATTTACGAAATACCTTATGCAAGGTTTCAAGCTTTTTAAATTCTATCAGTTGACGTCTAAATGAGCAAAGAACTTTTTTAATAGTTTAAGATTTTATATGTGGGTATTACTGCCAGTTGTTACGGGATAAATTTAAAAAATTTAATGTGAACAAATAGGATTATTATACTTGTATGGCGAATATTTATCTTTAATATAAGCTGTGTTTAGTACAAGTTGAATTTCAAGTGATTTAGATAGGAAAATTATTTAAATTGCAAAATACACACTTCACTTAATTAAACGTTGTTTTACTGTTATTCTCAAAATGAGCCGAAGTTGGTATTTAAAAGTACTTCTAACCAGCAATATATTAATAGGTAGAAAGAAGGGTTACTATGATTGAGGGGGGCTACATAGAAATGCCTGCAAGTTTAATGAAGACGATCGAACTGAAGCGAACTGAATTGGTGAGATTCGGAGTTGAATATGGCTTTTCCTCGGAAAAGACTATCAAAAGTAGTCAAGAGCTTGACCAACTGTTAAACACATACGAAAAAACAAAGAAACACCACTAGAAAAAGCAAACCCATTTTCCAGCAGGAAAGTGGGTTTGTTTTTCTAGTGAATCTCACAATCTATAGTAGGAAAAGGAACGATCTCTCTATTTCAAAAGGGATCGTTCGTTATTTCCCTATTCTATTGTAACTAAATATGCTTTATATTCAGTCTCACCTGCTTTTTCTACGTAAACAGCTAACACATAGTCCCCAGGAGGAAGTTTTTCACCATTTACTTTACCATCCCATGAAAATTCGTGTATTGGTGCTGGTACGTTAGAGAATGCACCAATAGTTCCTAGAAATTTACCGATCGTGTTTCCTGGTCCTAATTGATAAAAATCATATTCAAGAACTTCAGCACCACCTGGCAGATATGAACCTACGTAATAAGTTCCATCTTCTTCATTACCAAAGGTTACACCTGTTACTCTCGGATAGTCAGGTTCTCCTACAAATAGAATAGTAGGAACATCAATGCTATTAATACCATCACTTACTACAATAGTACCTTCATAATAACCTGGATCTAACTTTGCAGTGTCGACTTTAACATTGAGGTTTACTTGTTGTTTTTTACCAGCTTGTACATTTAAATTGTTACTTGTTGATACTTTAATGCCATCTGGATTTCCTGTAAAACTAACTTCAAAACTATAACGCTTATTTTTATCAGAAAGATTGATAATCTCAAAGCTTTGTCTTTCTACTTGATTACCAGTGCCTTTCACAAATTTACCGAAAGAATGACTTCCAGGTGCTGCTAATGTTTTTGTTTCAATAGCATCTAGTACACGAATACTTCCTGCACCTTGTGTATTGTGGGGGTAAACCTTCTCTGTTGTTGGATTAATCATATCTTCAGCTGTGTTCATTAACGCTGCTTTCACATTATCTACTCCCCAAGTTGGGTTAGCTTCTAAGATTAAAGCTACAGCACCCGCCACGTGTGGAGCTGCCATAGAAGTGCCCTGGAATGCACCATATCCATAAGGATTTTCAGGATTATGAGTTGGAATGGTACTTACAATGTTAACACCAGGAGCTGATACATCTGGTTTAATCATCCAAGTCGATGTTACTGGTCCGCGAGAAGAGAACTCAGCTACTGTTTCACCTACTTCATAAGCAAATTCAATGTCAAATGAAATCGTGTTGTTTCCTGCTTCTAGTTCTGCTAGTAACTTTTGGCCATCATCTAATGTTGTTTTAATGGTTGGCACTGCCATACCAGGTACATCTGGATGCTCACCAGCAACATTGTTATAAATAATTGCACCGACAGCACCTGCATTTTTTGCGTTTTCTGCTTTATCAACAAATGCAAAGTCCCCACGGCTAATTAATGCAATTTTACCTTCAAGATTTTTTCCTTCAAAGTCTTTTTCATAGCCAAGACCCACATCAACAAACTCATATTCACCTTCATTTAAGGCCAATAAATCTCCCTCTTCTGTAAAGCCCATTACTTTAGCAGAAGGGTACTCAACACCTTCAGAAGTAAATATTTCAGATGTGAAAACATTATAAGGTAGACGAGTCGCTCCTACAGAAATCGCTTGACGCGAAGTTCCAGGAGAACCAACAGTCCAGTTGTTCG
This window encodes:
- a CDS encoding type II CAAX prenyl endopeptidase Rce1 family protein — its product is MFTLTIVVYILFSVVQEFIARAGLQSAFYRFLPKAKGNHLKSIILSNLLFAMAHSHIGTLFALAAFAPGLFWAGCLLDKNHSLAFVFLIC
- a CDS encoding cyclic nucleotide-binding domain-containing protein is translated as MTSTTIDLFTEMKSNPYITGLTDDEVNIITKFSHAYMIEKDEYIIREGDIEPSVILIKTGSVGLYKEKVEGEQLLRVLKGGDIIGDLAQIEGEKCATTSIKTR
- a CDS encoding potassium channel family protein; protein product: MVHFFLKISLSLIKMKNLTLLITTLIFIILCTIIMFLLEPDTFESVLNTFYFVMTTFSTVGYGDYSPVTIAGKLFAIFMYLFGIGLLGVVIGKIVDGFTIFRRKREEGKLSYTNENHVIIIGWGKKTDYAVKEILDSDPRVEVVIIDNLPHAPMDVSNNRIHYIQGDPTEEETYKKANIDKARAVIVFSDDTLQDGSLKDAKTLLVAITVERLAPDVHTTVEVMTEKHILNFSHVKVDEFILSQETISSLAVRSALYKGVSKVYSQLISRQHGEDLYKISKKANWVTYNDAFQKLLSNGATLIADRDQLNINRRLQESIPDEAVLYIICNKETYQTLIEK
- a CDS encoding glutathionylspermidine synthase family protein → MVPYKSLTEPFQQELYLKSWEAVEKKVAEQGFTWATLYENYEDNQYMSDSLLLIPDMMMREIENATRAAHDIFTKTYEQIVKNPHTIHDLGLPIMLWDLFQKLGKTKYSYFTRFDFIASSNGLKVIEANTDTPVGIVESAIAQEVLCHEHKSKNPNAHINKRIKATWDQIIRDYNIRSTDTLYFTCANWHDEDKKTVEYMMNLYPQQAKYISLEQIIVERDGVKTPDGDTIEFLYRLYPLEYFLEERSETGEPIGEQFLVHIINNKVKVINPPSALLMQSKAILALITAKKEEWYTRVEQAAIEKYFLPTYFSLDQMASDSYVKKPVLGREGGGIKVVANGLVLDEDVDYYQSQQAIYQQYFPMPDQTIDTWDGPYTGKLLIGSHVMNGEPSGLFLRVGELITGNLSMFVPYTTT
- a CDS encoding DUF350 domain-containing protein, with translation MDLTYYLQTFDHFLVYLTASLVLFLIGTYIFKLLTPYSERALIKSGNVAVSLKLLGKMAGLVVVLQSAIRSSINLVDLTIWAVIAIIIQIVLHFIIEYVFTRNTSLAKEVEKGNVAVGLFLGGVSILVGMIVAAAISY
- a CDS encoding glutathionylspermidine synthase family protein; this translates as MDKHTNKRNVFYAKIPGFWDRLYGNEYALYDCYELSSEDVDTVRHATSKAYLIYKKINHLIRNASDDSLLNLGFPEKAIPFLRMIQLPYETVIGRFDFVNSNEGLKLIEFNSDTPTFIRELFEINGLVCQHFQVYNPNEHEAEYLGKAIRNSVFHCAKSIDVHHHPYVVFTAHEDDIEDRETMKYLKEVAKIKEASFVPLKEIQIVAEGEHQGVYDSYGKKIDIVYRHTYPLEALLEDKTRDDFPIGIEFMNLVLKKKVGMLNPISAFLMQSKAVMAVIWGMFEQRHPFFSENEHEVIGEYFLPTYLDEDPFQDTGDIYVSKPAFGREGNTVEVKQNGETVYSPNEKAYDHYVKVFQKYVDLPETTIQTENGSSKAHLLIGSFIINEKPSAFGLRAGDKITNNLSYFLPCGVKGEREWT
- a CDS encoding DUF1190 domain-containing protein gives rise to the protein MRKPKTDKLLKGIVGTSVALFGLTACSTNSQEQLFSVPEETNTQAASPTTTPPSPDEADCDTWTWDAEAEVYQCVQEESENYGHYYSGGSWFPTIAAFMAGQALGRGGATNANLNNDRRQDPNTGATNTQQSVNQNNQNNQTTTGQQTNRSNTNSGQVTNSRSGMGSGGTFGG
- a CDS encoding Spo0E family sporulation regulatory protein-aspartic acid phosphatase — protein: MPASLMKTIELKRTELVRFGVEYGFSSEKTIKSSQELDQLLNTYEKTKKHH
- a CDS encoding S8 family serine peptidase, with protein sequence MHKRISKSIIWLLAVALILSTFSMSALANTGGKTQQAKELALAEIFGDIDMSTKAPTIVLVEINEESVVEAKHKGKNQSKQKLANERGKVISELKKKVSNVEVNREYDFVFSGFSVELPANEIPQLLGTPGVKSVYPNVEYTVDAVGGKVISTEAFSPYMMESAPFIGSNEAWDAGFTGEGITVAVIDTGTDYTHPDLAHAFGDYKGWDFVDNNDDPQETPPGDSRGASTNHGTHVAGTVAANGQIKGVAPDATLLAYRVLGPGGSGTTENVVAGIERAVQDGADIMNLSLGNTINSPDWATSIALDWAMAEGVVAVTSNGNSGPNNWTVGSPGTSRQAISVGATRLPYNVFTSEIFTSEGVEYPSAKVMGFTEEGDLLALNEGEYEFVDVGLGYEKDFEGKNLEGKIALISRGDFAFVDKAENAKNAGAVGAIIYNNVAGEHPDVPGMAVPTIKTTLDDGQKLLAELEAGNNTISFDIEFAYEVGETVAEFSSRGPVTSTWMIKPDVSAPGVNIVSTIPTHNPENPYGYGAFQGTSMAAPHVAGAVALILEANPTWGVDNVKAALMNTAEDMINPTTEKVYPHNTQGAGSIRVLDAIETKTLAAPGSHSFGKFVKGTGNQVERQSFEIINLSDKNKRYSFEVSFTGNPDGIKVSTSNNLNVQAGKKQQVNLNVKVDTAKLDPGYYEGTIVVSDGINSIDVPTILFVGEPDYPRVTGVTFGNEEDGTYYVGSYLPGGAEVLEYDFYQLGPGNTIGKFLGTIGAFSNVPAPIHEFSWDGKVNGEKLPPGDYVLAVYVEKAGETEYKAYLVTIE